In Streptomyces sp. NBC_00704, a genomic segment contains:
- a CDS encoding ATP-dependent DNA helicase, protein MTKPSLPELLHAAVAAVGGTERTGQVTMAEAVAEAIDDGSHLLVQAGTGTGKSLGYLVPALAHGERVVVATATLALQRQLVERDLPRTVEALHPLLRRRPEFAMLKGRSNYLCLHRLHEGVPQDEEEGLFDQFEAAAPTSKLGQDLLRLRDWSDETESGDRDDLTPGVSDRAWAQVSVSSRECLGATKCAYGAECFAEMARERAKLADVVVTNHALLAIDAIEGAPVLPQHEVLIVDEAHELVSRVTGVATGELTPGQVNRAVRRAAKLVNEKAADQLQTAAEGFERLMELALPGRLEEIPEDLGYALMALRDAARTVISAIGATRDKSVQDEDAVRKQALASVESVHDVAERICNGSEWDVVWYERHDRFGASLRVAPMSVSGLLREKLFTDRSVTLASATLKLGGDFNGVGASMGLAPEGTEGDDVPQWKGIDVGSPFDYRKQGILYVAKHLARPARDGDRADMLDELTELIQAAGGRTLGLFSSMRAAQLAAEELRTRLPEFPILLQGEETLGELIKNFSADPQTCLFGTLSLWQGVDVPGTSCQLVVMDKIPFPRPDDPLMSARQKAVEEAGGNGFMAVAATHAALLMAQGAGRLVRASGDRGVVAVLDQRLATARYGSYLKASLPDFWYTTDRNQVRRSLAAIDAKAKQSESDLAARSETPTKAETEEAAGTEENAETRTEA, encoded by the coding sequence ATGACGAAGCCCTCACTCCCCGAACTCCTGCACGCCGCCGTCGCCGCCGTCGGCGGCACGGAGCGCACCGGCCAGGTGACCATGGCCGAAGCCGTCGCCGAGGCGATCGACGACGGCTCACACCTGCTGGTCCAGGCCGGCACCGGCACCGGCAAGTCCCTCGGCTACCTCGTGCCCGCGCTCGCCCACGGGGAGCGCGTGGTGGTGGCCACGGCCACGCTGGCCCTCCAGCGCCAGCTCGTCGAGCGGGACCTGCCGCGCACGGTCGAGGCGCTGCACCCGCTGCTGCGCCGGCGGCCGGAGTTCGCCATGCTCAAGGGCCGGTCGAACTACCTGTGCCTGCACCGCCTCCACGAGGGCGTCCCGCAGGACGAGGAGGAAGGCCTCTTCGACCAGTTCGAGGCGGCCGCGCCCACCAGCAAGCTCGGCCAGGACCTGCTGCGCCTGCGGGACTGGTCCGACGAGACCGAGTCGGGGGACCGCGACGACCTCACTCCGGGTGTGTCCGACCGGGCCTGGGCCCAGGTGTCGGTGTCCTCCCGCGAGTGCCTCGGCGCCACGAAATGCGCCTACGGAGCCGAGTGCTTCGCCGAGATGGCCCGCGAGCGCGCCAAGCTGGCCGACGTCGTCGTCACCAACCACGCGCTGCTGGCCATCGACGCCATCGAGGGGGCCCCCGTCCTGCCGCAGCACGAGGTGCTGATCGTCGACGAGGCGCATGAGCTGGTCTCCCGCGTCACCGGCGTCGCCACCGGGGAGCTGACCCCGGGCCAGGTCAACCGGGCCGTGCGCCGGGCCGCCAAACTCGTCAACGAGAAGGCGGCCGACCAGCTGCAGACCGCCGCGGAGGGCTTCGAGCGGCTCATGGAGCTGGCCCTTCCGGGCCGCCTGGAGGAGATCCCGGAGGACCTCGGCTACGCCCTGATGGCGCTGCGTGACGCCGCGCGGACGGTGATCTCCGCGATCGGCGCCACCCGTGACAAGTCCGTCCAGGACGAGGACGCGGTGCGCAAGCAGGCGCTGGCCTCCGTCGAGTCCGTGCACGACGTGGCGGAGCGCATCTGCAACGGCTCCGAGTGGGACGTCGTCTGGTACGAGCGCCACGACCGCTTCGGGGCCTCCCTGCGCGTCGCGCCCATGTCCGTCTCGGGCCTGCTGCGGGAGAAGCTGTTCACGGACCGGTCCGTGACGCTGGCCTCGGCCACGCTGAAGCTGGGCGGGGACTTCAACGGGGTGGGCGCGTCGATGGGTCTCGCGCCGGAGGGCACGGAGGGCGACGACGTCCCCCAGTGGAAGGGCATCGACGTCGGCTCCCCCTTCGACTACCGCAAGCAGGGCATCCTGTACGTGGCCAAACACCTCGCGCGGCCCGCGCGCGACGGCGACCGCGCCGACATGCTCGACGAACTGACCGAGCTGATCCAGGCAGCGGGCGGGCGCACGCTCGGTCTCTTCTCCTCCATGCGTGCGGCGCAGCTCGCCGCCGAGGAACTGCGCACCCGGCTCCCCGAGTTCCCGATCCTGCTCCAGGGCGAGGAGACCCTCGGCGAACTGATCAAGAACTTCTCGGCGGACCCGCAGACCTGCCTGTTCGGCACTCTGTCGCTCTGGCAGGGCGTCGACGTGCCCGGCACGAGCTGTCAGCTGGTCGTCATGGACAAGATCCCGTTCCCGCGCCCGGACGACCCCTTGATGAGCGCCCGCCAGAAGGCCGTGGAGGAAGCCGGAGGCAACGGTTTCATGGCCGTCGCCGCGACCCATGCGGCGCTGCTCATGGCCCAGGGCGCCGGCCGTCTGGTCCGGGCGTCGGGGGACCGAGGGGTGGTGGCAGTCCTGGACCAGCGACTGGCGACGGCACGGTACGGGAGCTATCTGAAGGCCTCCCTGCCCGACTTCTGGTACACCACGGACCGCAACCAGGTCCGCAGGTCCCTCGCCGCGATCGACGCGAAGGCGAAGCAGTCGGAGTCCGACCTCGCGGCGCGGTCCGAGACACCGACGAAGGCGGAGACCGAGGAGGCGGCCGGGACGGAGGAGAACGCCGAGACCCGGACGGAGGCGTAG
- a CDS encoding vitamin B12-dependent ribonucleotide reductase yields the protein MTETASGPARGSRAKGAKNTKGLRIERIHTTPGVHPYDEVAWARRDVVMTNWRDGSVNFEQRGVEFPDFWSVNAVNIVTSKYFRGAVGTPQRETGLRQLIDRIVKTYRKAGEDNSYFASPADAEIFEHELAYALLHQIFSFNSPVWFNVGTPQPQQVSACFILAVDDSMESILDWYKEEGMIFKGGSGAGLNLSRIRSSKELLSSGGNASGPVSFMRGADASAGTIKSGGATRRAAKMVVLDVDHPDIEDFIATKVKEEEKIRALRDAGFDMDLGGDDITSVQYQNANNSVRVNDEFMTAVENGAEFGLRARMTGEIIEKVDAKALFRKLAEAAWACADPGIQYDGVINNWHTCPESGRITASNPCSEYMHLDNTSCNLASLNLMKFLKDDGKGTQSFEADRFQKVVELVITAMDISICFADFPTQKIGENTRAFRQLGIGYANLGALLMATGHAYDSDGGRSLAGAITSLMTGTAYRRSSELAAVVGPYDGYARNADAHNRVMKQHSDANATAVRMDDLDTPVWAAATEAWQDVLRLGEKNGFRNAQASVLAPTGTIGLAMSCDTTGVEPDLALVKFKKLVGGGSMQIVNGTVPQALRRLGYQEEQIEAIVAHIAENGNVIDAPGLAHEHYEVFDCAMGERAISPMGHVRMMAAIQPWISGAISKTVNMPETATVEEVEEIYFEAWKLGVKALAIYRDNCKVGQPLSAKTKDKEKAEVTEKAEDTIRAAVEKVIEYRPVRKRLPKGRPGITTSFTVGGAEGYMTANSYPDDGLGEVFLKMSKQGSTLAGMMDAFSIAVSVGLQYGVPLETYVSKFTNMRFEPAGMTDDPDVRMAQSIVDYIFRRLALDFLPFETRSALGIHSAEERQRHLETGSYEPHLEEEDVDVEGLAQSAPRQTDLKAVAAPKAEPEAARPVPQQAHTSAELVEMQLGIQADAPLCFSCGTKMQRAGSCYICEGCGSTSGCS from the coding sequence ATGACAGAGACGGCGAGCGGTCCGGCACGAGGTTCCCGAGCCAAGGGCGCTAAGAACACCAAGGGCCTGCGCATCGAGCGCATCCACACGACCCCCGGAGTGCATCCTTACGACGAGGTTGCCTGGGCGCGTCGTGACGTCGTCATGACCAACTGGCGCGACGGCTCGGTCAACTTCGAGCAGCGTGGCGTCGAGTTCCCCGACTTCTGGTCGGTGAACGCGGTCAACATCGTCACCAGCAAGTACTTCCGCGGTGCCGTGGGCACCCCGCAGCGCGAGACCGGCCTCAGGCAGCTGATCGACCGCATCGTGAAGACCTACCGGAAGGCCGGCGAGGACAACAGCTACTTCGCCTCGCCCGCCGATGCCGAGATCTTCGAGCACGAGCTGGCCTACGCCCTCCTGCACCAGATCTTCAGCTTCAACAGCCCCGTCTGGTTCAACGTCGGGACCCCGCAGCCCCAGCAGGTCTCGGCCTGCTTCATCCTGGCCGTCGACGACTCCATGGAGTCGATCCTCGACTGGTACAAGGAAGAGGGCATGATCTTCAAGGGCGGCTCCGGCGCCGGCCTGAACCTCTCGCGGATCCGCTCCTCCAAGGAACTCCTCTCCTCCGGCGGCAACGCCTCCGGCCCGGTGTCCTTCATGCGTGGCGCCGACGCCTCCGCCGGCACCATCAAGTCCGGTGGCGCCACGCGTCGTGCGGCCAAGATGGTCGTCCTCGACGTGGACCACCCGGACATCGAGGACTTCATCGCCACCAAGGTGAAGGAGGAGGAGAAGATCCGCGCCCTGCGCGACGCGGGCTTCGACATGGACCTGGGCGGGGACGACATCACGTCCGTCCAGTACCAGAACGCCAACAACAGCGTCCGCGTGAACGACGAGTTCATGACGGCCGTCGAGAACGGCGCCGAGTTCGGCCTGCGCGCCCGCATGACCGGCGAGATCATCGAGAAGGTCGACGCCAAGGCGCTGTTCCGCAAGCTCGCCGAGGCCGCCTGGGCCTGCGCCGACCCCGGCATCCAGTACGACGGTGTGATCAACAACTGGCACACCTGCCCCGAGTCCGGCCGGATCACCGCGTCGAACCCGTGCAGCGAGTACATGCACCTGGACAACACGTCCTGCAACCTCGCCTCGCTGAACCTGATGAAGTTCCTCAAGGACGACGGCAAGGGCACCCAGTCCTTCGAAGCGGACCGCTTCCAGAAGGTCGTCGAGCTCGTCATCACCGCGATGGACATCTCCATCTGCTTCGCCGACTTCCCGACCCAGAAGATCGGCGAGAACACGCGCGCGTTCCGCCAGCTCGGCATCGGCTACGCCAACCTCGGCGCCCTGCTGATGGCCACCGGCCACGCCTACGACAGCGACGGCGGCCGCTCCCTCGCCGGCGCCATCACCTCCCTGATGACCGGCACGGCCTACCGCCGCTCCTCGGAACTGGCCGCGGTCGTCGGCCCGTACGACGGCTACGCCCGCAACGCCGACGCCCACAACCGCGTCATGAAGCAGCACTCCGACGCCAACGCGACGGCCGTGCGCATGGACGACCTGGACACACCGGTCTGGGCCGCCGCCACGGAGGCCTGGCAGGACGTGCTGCGCCTCGGTGAGAAGAACGGTTTCCGTAACGCCCAGGCGTCCGTGCTCGCCCCGACCGGCACCATCGGTCTGGCGATGTCCTGCGACACCACCGGCGTCGAGCCCGACCTCGCCCTGGTCAAGTTCAAGAAGCTGGTCGGCGGCGGCTCCATGCAGATCGTCAACGGCACCGTCCCGCAGGCCCTGCGCCGCCTGGGCTACCAGGAGGAGCAGATCGAGGCGATCGTCGCCCACATCGCCGAGAACGGCAACGTGATCGACGCCCCCGGTCTCGCGCACGAGCACTACGAGGTGTTCGACTGCGCCATGGGCGAGCGCGCCATCTCCCCGATGGGCCACGTCCGCATGATGGCCGCGATCCAGCCCTGGATCTCCGGAGCCATCTCCAAGACGGTCAACATGCCGGAGACGGCGACCGTCGAGGAGGTCGAGGAGATCTACTTCGAGGCCTGGAAGCTGGGCGTCAAGGCGCTCGCGATCTACCGCGACAACTGCAAGGTCGGCCAGCCCCTCTCCGCGAAGACCAAGGACAAGGAGAAGGCCGAGGTCACCGAGAAGGCCGAGGACACGATCCGCGCCGCGGTCGAGAAGGTCATCGAGTACCGCCCGGTCCGCAAGCGGCTGCCCAAGGGCCGTCCCGGCATCACGACCTCGTTCACGGTCGGCGGCGCCGAGGGCTACATGACCGCCAACTCCTACCCGGACGACGGTCTCGGCGAGGTCTTCCTGAAGATGTCCAAGCAGGGTTCGACCCTCGCCGGCATGATGGACGCCTTCTCCATCGCGGTCTCCGTCGGCCTCCAGTACGGCGTTCCGCTGGAGACGTACGTCTCGAAGTTCACCAACATGCGCTTCGAGCCGGCCGGCATGACGGACGACCCGGACGTGCGGATGGCGCAGTCGATCGTCGACTACATCTTCCGCCGCCTGGCGCTCGACTTCCTGCCCTTCGAGACCCGCTCCGCCCTCGGCATCCACTCCGCCGAGGAGCGTCAGCGCCACCTCGAGACCGGCTCCTACGAGCCGCACCTCGAGGAGGAGGACGTGGACGTGGAGGGCCTGGCCCAGTCCGCGCCCCGCCAGACGGATCTGAAGGCCGTCGCCGCGCCCAAGGCGGAGCCCGAGGCTGCCCGTCCGGTGCCCCAGCAGGCCCACACCAGCGCCGAACTGGTGGAGATGCAGCTGGGCATCCAGGCCGACGCCCCGCTGTGCTTCTCCTGCGGCACGAAGATGCAGCGCGCCGGCTCCTGCTACATCTGCGAGGGCTGCGGCTCCACCAGCGGCTGCAGCTAG
- a CDS encoding GNAT family N-acetyltransferase, translated as MRGAGTDAGPGVRPAVAVGDRGEVVTRVGAFRLVPVRIERDLPLIVRWMNDPAVAAFWDLAGPASVTERHLRQQCASGGHSVPCLGVLEGRPMSYWEIYRADLDPLARHYPARPHDIGVHLLIGGAADRGRGLGGPLLEAVAELVLDGSPACDRVVAEPDLRNVPSVAAFLSAGFRFSAELDLPAKRAALMIRERHTSDRR; from the coding sequence GTGCGTGGTGCCGGAACGGACGCCGGACCCGGTGTGCGCCCTGCCGTCGCCGTCGGCGACCGGGGAGAGGTCGTCACGCGCGTGGGCGCGTTCCGGCTCGTCCCCGTGCGGATCGAGCGGGACCTCCCGCTCATCGTCCGGTGGATGAACGACCCGGCCGTCGCGGCGTTCTGGGACCTGGCGGGACCGGCCTCCGTGACCGAGCGGCACCTGCGTCAACAGTGCGCCTCCGGCGGTCACAGCGTTCCGTGCCTGGGCGTGCTGGAGGGGAGGCCCATGAGCTACTGGGAGATCTACCGGGCGGACCTCGACCCACTGGCCCGGCACTACCCGGCCAGGCCCCACGACATCGGGGTCCACCTCCTCATCGGCGGTGCGGCCGACCGCGGGAGGGGGCTCGGCGGGCCGCTGCTCGAAGCCGTCGCCGAACTCGTCCTCGACGGATCGCCCGCGTGCGACCGCGTCGTCGCCGAACCCGACCTGCGCAACGTCCCCTCCGTCGCCGCCTTCCTGAGCGCCGGCTTCCGGTTCTCGGCGGAGCTGGATCTGCCCGCCAAGCGGGCGGCCCTGATGATCCGAGAACGTCACACATCCGATCGTCGATGA
- the nrdR gene encoding transcriptional regulator NrdR: MHCPFCRHPDSRVVDSRTTDDGTSIRRRRQCPDCSRRFTTVETCSLMVVKRSGVTEPFSRTKVINGVRKACQGRPVTEDALAQLGQRVEEAVRATGSAELTTHDVGLAILGPLQELDLVAYLRFASVYRAFDSLEDFEAAITELRDQTGPSAADDDDRPDEAGDVAGSRKDDGGRGGTVQVPEPARAAD, translated from the coding sequence ATGCACTGCCCCTTCTGCAGGCACCCCGACAGTCGTGTGGTCGACAGCCGTACGACGGACGACGGCACGTCGATCCGCAGGCGGCGTCAGTGCCCCGACTGCTCCCGGCGCTTCACGACCGTGGAGACGTGCTCGCTGATGGTGGTCAAGCGGTCCGGGGTCACCGAACCGTTCAGCCGCACCAAGGTGATCAACGGTGTACGCAAGGCGTGTCAGGGGCGGCCCGTCACCGAGGACGCCCTCGCCCAGCTCGGCCAGCGGGTCGAGGAGGCGGTCCGGGCCACCGGAAGCGCCGAGCTGACCACCCATGACGTGGGGTTGGCCATACTCGGTCCGCTGCAGGAGCTGGACCTCGTCGCCTATCTGCGGTTCGCCTCCGTCTACCGGGCGTTCGACTCGCTCGAGGACTTCGAGGCGGCGATCACGGAACTCAGGGACCAGACGGGACCCTCCGCCGCGGACGACGACGACCGCCCGGACGAGGCAGGGGATGTCGCGGGGAGCCGGAAGGACGACGGCGGGCGCGGAGGGACCGTGCAGGTCCCCGAGCCGGCCCGGGCCGCCGACTGA
- a CDS encoding IucA/IucC family protein has translation MRTDRGPTVTSSPQPTDADSAPPARPPVAPLERPSASPVPSSASTGPAPSAGSSDPVARPLPTPRGEVACPPVEPPSPVTDDLLDHPDPQTAAQAAGVEGLLRCWVRETGLHAPGDGVLRVPLPASGAALLVPVRYWSPTGWHRFGLPRLAGAPEPAPPADAVTVAALLARETPARGADGAGGVRGAGAAEDAGGTAGVTGESVDLVARVADSVRRTAVFITERGEHPADGADLFLAAEQALLLGHPLHPTPKSREGLSDDEARRYSPESRGSFPLHWLGVAPSALATDSAWTEGGRPVPAGRLTARLAGAGLSLPDGFAALPVHPWQLGEMRRRPEAEALFDAGLLRDLGTHGPPWQPTSSVRTVYRPGAPAMLKLSLAVRITNSRRENLRKELHRGVEVHRLLRSGLAEQWHAAHPGFDIVRDPAWLAVDGPDGRPLTGLDVMIRHNPFSPADDVRCLAGLVAPRPHARDASPATHARDAGRRTSGTPCDPADGGPVRRSRLAVIVSRLAGRTGRPPGAVAAEWFLRYLKHVVRPVLWLDGVAGIALEAHQQNTLVLLDPDGWPKGGRYRDNQGYYFRQSRRSDLDARLPGIGGRSDTFVSDDVTDERFCYYLGINNVLGLIGAFGSQGLADERLLLAAFRRFLADADRPSADAEARRVPGARRAAARSSLPARLLDSPVLRCKANLLTRLHGLDELVGPVDTQSVYVTVANPLLS, from the coding sequence ATGAGGACCGACCGAGGACCGACCGTGACCAGTTCCCCGCAGCCCACCGACGCCGACTCCGCGCCCCCCGCGCGCCCACCCGTGGCCCCGCTCGAGCGGCCGTCCGCCTCCCCCGTCCCCTCTTCCGCGTCCACCGGCCCCGCCCCCTCCGCAGGGTCCTCCGATCCCGTCGCGCGCCCCCTGCCGACGCCGCGCGGGGAGGTGGCGTGTCCGCCCGTCGAACCGCCGAGCCCCGTCACCGACGACCTCCTGGACCATCCCGACCCGCAGACCGCCGCCCAGGCCGCGGGCGTGGAGGGCCTGCTGCGCTGCTGGGTCCGCGAGACCGGCCTGCACGCCCCCGGCGACGGCGTCCTGCGCGTGCCGTTGCCCGCGAGCGGGGCCGCTCTGCTCGTCCCGGTCCGTTACTGGTCCCCGACGGGCTGGCACCGCTTCGGCCTGCCCCGCCTGGCCGGCGCCCCCGAACCGGCCCCGCCCGCTGACGCCGTCACGGTCGCCGCCCTTCTGGCCCGTGAGACGCCCGCGCGCGGCGCGGACGGTGCCGGCGGTGTGCGCGGTGCCGGTGCGGCCGAGGACGCCGGCGGTACGGCCGGGGTGACCGGCGAGAGCGTGGACCTCGTGGCGCGCGTCGCCGATTCCGTCCGCCGTACGGCCGTGTTCATCACCGAGCGCGGCGAGCATCCCGCCGACGGCGCCGATCTGTTCCTGGCCGCCGAGCAGGCGCTGCTGCTGGGGCACCCGCTGCACCCGACCCCCAAGAGCCGGGAAGGACTCTCGGACGACGAGGCGCGGCGGTACTCGCCGGAATCGCGCGGATCCTTCCCGCTCCACTGGCTCGGCGTCGCTCCCTCCGCCCTCGCCACGGACTCCGCCTGGACCGAGGGCGGCCGTCCCGTCCCCGCCGGCCGGCTGACGGCGCGGCTGGCGGGCGCGGGGCTGTCGCTGCCCGACGGTTTCGCCGCCCTGCCCGTGCATCCCTGGCAACTGGGCGAGATGCGCCGGCGCCCCGAGGCCGAGGCGCTGTTCGACGCCGGTCTCCTGCGGGATCTGGGCACGCACGGCCCGCCGTGGCAGCCCACCTCCTCCGTGCGCACCGTGTACCGGCCCGGCGCCCCGGCCATGCTGAAGCTGTCGCTGGCCGTGCGCATCACCAACTCGCGCCGTGAGAACCTCCGCAAGGAACTGCACCGGGGTGTGGAGGTGCACCGACTGCTGCGGTCCGGCCTGGCCGAGCAGTGGCACGCGGCGCACCCCGGCTTCGACATCGTCCGCGATCCGGCCTGGCTGGCCGTCGACGGCCCGGACGGCCGCCCGCTCACCGGGCTCGACGTGATGATCCGCCACAATCCCTTCAGCCCGGCGGACGACGTCCGCTGCCTCGCCGGCCTCGTCGCGCCCCGGCCGCACGCGCGCGATGCGTCCCCCGCGACGCACGCGCGCGATGCGGGCCGCCGCACGTCCGGGACGCCCTGCGACCCCGCGGACGGCGGTCCCGTCCGGCGCTCGCGGCTGGCCGTGATCGTGTCCCGTCTCGCCGGGCGCACCGGCAGACCGCCGGGGGCGGTGGCGGCGGAGTGGTTCCTGCGCTACCTCAAGCACGTCGTCCGGCCCGTGCTCTGGCTCGACGGCGTCGCCGGGATCGCCCTGGAGGCGCACCAGCAGAACACGCTCGTCCTGCTGGACCCGGACGGCTGGCCCAAGGGCGGCCGCTACCGCGACAACCAGGGCTACTACTTCCGCCAGTCGCGCCGCAGCGACCTCGACGCCCGGCTCCCCGGGATCGGCGGGCGCAGCGACACCTTCGTCTCCGACGACGTCACCGACGAGCGCTTCTGCTACTACCTGGGCATCAACAACGTACTGGGACTCATCGGCGCGTTCGGCTCCCAAGGGCTCGCCGACGAACGTCTGCTGCTCGCGGCCTTCCGGCGCTTCCTCGCCGACGCCGACCGCCCCTCCGCCGACGCCGAGGCCCGCCGGGTCCCGGGTGCCCGGCGGGCGGCCGCCCGCAGTTCCCTGCCCGCCCGGCTGCTCGACTCACCCGTCCTGCGCTGCAAGGCCAACCTGCTCACCCGGCTGCACGGGCTCGACGAACTCGTCGGCCCGGTGGACACCCAGTCCGTCTACGTCACCGTCGCCAACCCACTGCTGTCCTGA
- the lexA gene encoding transcriptional repressor LexA, translating to MTTTADSATITAQDRSQGRLEPVHAMNETVNPEAHKRSLPGRPPGIRADSSGLTDRQRRVIEVIRDSVQRRGYPPSMREIGQAVGLSSTSSVAHQLMALERKGFLRRDPHRPRAYEVRGSDQAASVQPTDTAGKPAASYVPLVGRIAAGGPILAEESVEDVFPLPRQLVGDGELFVLKVVGDSMIEAAICDGDWVTVRRQPVAENGDIVAAMLDGEATVKRFKREDGHVWLLPHNSAYEPIPGDDATILGKVVAVLRRV from the coding sequence GTGACCACCACCGCAGACAGTGCCACCATCACTGCCCAGGACCGCTCCCAGGGCCGACTCGAGCCGGTGCATGCGATGAACGAAACCGTGAATCCCGAGGCGCACAAGCGCTCGTTGCCCGGCCGGCCTCCGGGCATCCGCGCCGACAGCTCGGGGCTCACCGACCGCCAGCGCCGAGTGATCGAGGTCATCAGGGACTCCGTACAGAGGCGCGGGTACCCCCCGTCGATGAGGGAGATCGGTCAGGCGGTCGGCCTGTCCAGCACGTCCTCGGTCGCCCACCAGCTGATGGCACTGGAGCGCAAGGGCTTCCTGCGCCGCGACCCGCACCGCCCGCGCGCGTACGAGGTGCGCGGTTCCGACCAGGCCGCCTCCGTGCAGCCCACCGACACCGCCGGGAAGCCGGCCGCGTCCTATGTCCCCCTGGTGGGCCGGATCGCCGCCGGCGGGCCCATCCTCGCCGAGGAGTCGGTGGAGGACGTGTTCCCGCTCCCGAGGCAGCTCGTGGGCGACGGCGAACTGTTCGTCCTCAAGGTCGTCGGCGACTCGATGATCGAGGCCGCGATCTGTGACGGCGACTGGGTCACCGTCCGCCGGCAGCCCGTCGCCGAGAACGGCGACATCGTGGCCGCGATGCTCGACGGAGAGGCCACCGTCAAGCGCTTCAAGCGCGAGGACGGCCATGTGTGGCTGCTGCCGCACAACTCCGCCTACGAGCCGATCCCGGGCGACGACGCGACCATCCTCGGCAAGGTGGTGGCCGTACTGCGCCGCGTCTGA
- a CDS encoding diaminobutyrate--2-oxoglutarate transaminase family protein, producing the protein MAVTESVPEGILRRQSARESAARTYARVLPIVPVRARGMTIEGADGRRYLDCLSGAGALALGHNHPVVLQAVRTVLDSGAPLQVLDLATPVKDAFVTELFRTLPPGLAGHARVQFCGPAGTDAVEAALKLVRAATGRTGMLAFTGAYHGMTAGSLEVSSGAGDVRATRLPYPNDYRCPFGVGGGHGAELAARWTESVLDDPKSGVRSPAGMILEPVQGEGGVIPAPDAWLRRMRQITADRSIPLIADEVQTGVGRTGAFWAVQHSGVTPDVMVLSKAIGGGLPLAVVVYREDLDVWPPGTHAGTFRGNQLAMAAGTATLAFVRENGLAERAAAVGARLLGSLRSLAEEFPCMGDVRGRGLMIGVEMVDPEGERPGHTGNAEAHRTDWTVGGDRVDGIDGVDGVDGTHLTRGACQPHECEEIHEADGIPGGRGARGPLPAAPELALALQRECLRRGLIVELGGRHAGVVRLLPPLTVTDEQASAVLDRLADAMAAVAAGAARGTGRARRPSEQVPPQGGRAERTG; encoded by the coding sequence GTGGCCGTGACCGAGTCGGTGCCCGAGGGCATTCTGAGGCGTCAGTCGGCGCGTGAGTCGGCGGCGCGCACCTACGCGCGCGTTCTGCCGATCGTTCCGGTGCGGGCCCGCGGGATGACCATCGAGGGCGCGGACGGCCGCCGTTACCTCGACTGCCTCTCCGGCGCCGGCGCTCTCGCCCTCGGGCACAACCATCCGGTCGTGCTGCAGGCCGTCCGCACCGTGCTCGACTCGGGCGCGCCCCTGCAGGTCCTCGACCTCGCGACTCCCGTCAAGGACGCCTTCGTCACCGAGCTGTTCCGCACCCTGCCGCCCGGTCTGGCCGGCCACGCGCGCGTGCAGTTCTGCGGACCGGCCGGCACGGACGCCGTGGAGGCCGCGCTCAAACTCGTCCGGGCCGCCACCGGACGCACGGGCATGCTGGCGTTCACCGGCGCCTACCACGGCATGACCGCCGGATCACTGGAGGTCTCCTCAGGCGCGGGCGACGTCCGGGCGACGCGGCTGCCCTACCCGAACGACTACCGCTGCCCGTTCGGCGTCGGCGGCGGACACGGCGCCGAACTCGCCGCCCGCTGGACCGAGTCCGTGCTCGACGATCCCAAGTCGGGGGTGCGATCCCCCGCCGGGATGATCCTCGAACCCGTACAAGGGGAGGGCGGCGTCATCCCCGCGCCGGACGCCTGGCTGCGTCGGATGCGGCAGATCACCGCGGACCGCTCCATCCCGCTGATCGCCGACGAGGTCCAGACGGGCGTCGGGCGGACCGGCGCCTTCTGGGCGGTGCAGCACAGCGGGGTCACCCCGGACGTGATGGTCCTGTCCAAGGCGATCGGCGGCGGCCTGCCGCTCGCCGTCGTCGTCTACCGGGAGGACCTCGACGTCTGGCCGCCGGGCACCCACGCGGGCACCTTCCGCGGCAACCAGCTCGCCATGGCCGCCGGCACGGCCACCCTCGCCTTCGTCCGCGAGAACGGCCTCGCGGAACGCGCCGCGGCCGTGGGCGCCCGCCTGCTGGGCAGTCTCCGCAGCCTCGCCGAGGAGTTCCCGTGCATGGGAGACGTCCGGGGGCGCGGGCTGATGATCGGGGTCGAGATGGTGGACCCGGAGGGGGAGCGACCCGGGCACACGGGGAACGCCGAGGCGCACAGGACCGACTGGACCGTAGGGGGCGACAGGGTTGACGGCATTGACGGGGTTGACGGCGTTGACGGGACTCACCTGACCCGTGGCGCCTGCCAACCCCACGAGTGCGAGGAGATCCATGAGGCCGACGGGATCCCTGGGGGCCGCGGTGCGCGTGGCCCCCTCCCCGCCGCCCCGGAGCTGGCCCTCGCCCTCCAGCGGGAGTGCCTGCGGCGCGGCCTGATCGTCGAACTCGGAGGGCGCCATGCCGGCGTCGTACGACTGCTCCCGCCGTTGACCGTCACCGACGAGCAGGCCAGCGCTGTGCTGGACCGGCTGGCGGACGCGATGGCCGCGGTGGCCGCGGGCGCCGCCCGCGGCACGGGCCGGGCGCGCCGGCCCTCCGAGCAGGTTCCGCCTCAGGGCGGCCGTGCCGAGCGGACGGGATGA